Proteins encoded by one window of Lacipirellulaceae bacterium:
- a CDS encoding DNA-directed RNA polymerase subunit alpha: MHIRWRGLELPSQVVCDAESLTANYGKFYAEPFERGFGTTIGNGLRRILLSSLEGSAVTQIKVHNAQHEFTTIEGVLQDVTDIVLNIKSLVVKNHSDSTKVLRVERNTAGDVTAADIETDESVEIINKDLVIATLTDDVPFVVEMVVENGRGYVSSGEHGEGGQEIGIIPIDAVFSPVTRVRYDVEETRVGQKTNYDKLTLEIFTDGSLSPEMALVEASKILRKHLAPFVQYTELGSQVHSAPRSGPGGGGDAALDAKLNMTLADLNLSVRASNCLESENILTVRDLVALTEDQLLEVRNFGETTLTEVQQKMRELNLHLGMRVPAASSM, from the coding sequence ATGCATATTCGCTGGCGTGGACTTGAGCTTCCTAGTCAAGTAGTTTGCGACGCTGAGTCGCTCACTGCCAACTATGGCAAATTCTATGCGGAACCGTTCGAGCGTGGCTTCGGTACCACGATCGGTAACGGCTTGCGTCGCATTCTGCTTTCGAGCCTCGAAGGTAGTGCCGTCACGCAGATCAAAGTTCACAACGCGCAGCACGAATTCACCACGATTGAGGGCGTCCTGCAGGATGTCACGGACATTGTGCTGAATATTAAATCATTGGTGGTCAAGAACCATAGTGATTCAACAAAGGTTCTTCGCGTTGAACGCAACACCGCGGGCGACGTCACCGCCGCGGATATCGAGACGGATGAGTCCGTTGAGATCATCAACAAAGACTTGGTGATTGCCACCCTCACCGACGATGTTCCTTTCGTTGTGGAAATGGTCGTCGAAAATGGTCGCGGCTATGTCTCTTCGGGCGAGCATGGTGAAGGGGGCCAAGAGATCGGCATTATCCCTATCGATGCCGTGTTTAGTCCCGTCACTCGCGTCCGCTACGACGTTGAAGAAACACGCGTTGGCCAAAAGACCAACTACGACAAGCTCACCTTGGAGATCTTCACCGATGGTTCGCTCAGCCCTGAAATGGCACTGGTCGAAGCCTCGAAGATTCTTCGCAAGCACTTGGCTCCGTTTGTTCAGTACACGGAGCTCGGCTCGCAAGTTCACTCCGCACCACGCTCTGGCCCAGGTGGCGGTGGCGATGCGGCTCTCGATGCCAAGCTCAACATGACGCTTGCTGACTTGAACCTCTCTGTGCGAGCAAGCAATTGCCTCGAAAGTGAAAACATCCTTACGGTCCGCGACTTAGTTGCATTGACCGAAGATCAACTGCTTGAAGTACGTAACTTCGGCGAAACCACCTTGACCGAAGTGCAGCAAAAAATGCGTGAGCTAAACTTGCACCTTGGCATGAGAGTCCCCGCCGCATCAAGCATGTAG
- the rpsD gene encoding 30S ribosomal protein S4, protein MARYTGPVCRLCRRDGMKLFLKGTRCDTPKCAIERREQPPGQQNYRRGKQTDYGIHLREKQKVKHYYGVLERQFRKYFTQAERAKGNTGDVLMSLLERRLDNVVHRLGFGLSRSQARQMINHGHVTVNGVRTDVASFQVRVGDIIRVKNRAKSLDLARGHIEEGGVDVPDFLSVTTEGVPEGIIGRLPAAEDVSIPIETQLIVELCSR, encoded by the coding sequence ATGGCAAGATACACCGGACCTGTTTGTCGCCTTTGCCGTCGCGACGGAATGAAGCTCTTTCTCAAGGGCACGCGTTGCGATACGCCGAAGTGCGCGATCGAACGCCGCGAGCAACCACCAGGACAGCAAAACTACCGTCGTGGTAAGCAGACCGACTACGGTATCCATCTGCGTGAAAAGCAGAAGGTGAAGCATTACTACGGCGTGCTGGAACGCCAGTTCCGCAAGTACTTCACGCAGGCGGAACGTGCTAAAGGGAACACGGGCGACGTCTTGATGAGCTTGCTAGAACGTCGCTTAGACAACGTCGTTCATCGTCTCGGTTTCGGCCTCAGCCGTAGCCAAGCACGGCAGATGATCAACCACGGTCACGTTACGGTCAACGGTGTCCGCACCGACGTCGCAAGCTTCCAGGTTCGCGTGGGCGATATCATCCGCGTGAAGAACCGTGCAAAGAGCCTCGATTTGGCTCGTGGTCATATCGAAGAAGGGGGCGTTGACGTTCCTGACTTCCTATCCGTAACGACTGAAGGCGTCCCCGAGGGCATCATCGGTCGCCTGCCTGCTGCTGAGGATGTTTCGATCCCCATCGAAACCCAACTAATCGTTGAGCTCTGCTCAAGATAA
- the rpsK gene encoding 30S ribosomal protein S11 → MAKQKTKSKAKKARRNVTVGVAHIVATFNNTTVTITDTKGDTLCWASAGTSGFKGSRKSTPFAGQMAAQQAAEKARKFGVKDVEVRVKGPGSGRESAITALEAAGLKVKSIEDVTPLPHNGCRPRKKRRV, encoded by the coding sequence ATGGCCAAGCAGAAAACCAAATCAAAAGCCAAAAAGGCACGCCGCAACGTGACTGTGGGCGTGGCTCACATTGTTGCTACGTTCAACAACACTACCGTGACAATCACCGATACCAAGGGCGACACGCTTTGCTGGGCGAGCGCCGGTACAAGTGGCTTTAAGGGAAGTCGCAAGAGCACACCGTTCGCCGGTCAGATGGCTGCTCAACAGGCGGCTGAAAAAGCACGGAAGTTTGGCGTCAAGGATGTTGAGGTCCGTGTGAAGGGCCCCGGCAGCGGTCGCGAAAGTGCGATCACCGCCCTCGAAGCGGCCGGCCTAAAGGTCAAGTCGATTGAGGACGTCACGCCGCTTCCCCACAACGGCTGCCGCCCCCGCAAAAAGCGACGCGTATAG
- the rpsM gene encoding 30S ribosomal protein S13 — protein MPRLLGVDIPADRPTVVSLTYLYGVGEKTARELCHKAGVNPQARARELHEDEVARIAALLDKDYTVEGQLRRQVSQNISRLRDIASYRGLRHRRGLPVRGQRTKTNARTRKGPKKTVAGKKGVKDLR, from the coding sequence ATGCCACGTTTGCTTGGTGTTGATATCCCCGCCGACCGCCCCACGGTTGTGTCCCTGACCTACCTCTATGGTGTTGGTGAGAAGACAGCCCGTGAGCTCTGCCACAAAGCAGGGGTCAATCCTCAGGCTCGTGCCCGTGAGTTGCACGAAGACGAGGTCGCTCGCATCGCGGCTCTGCTCGACAAAGATTACACCGTCGAGGGTCAACTCCGCCGTCAAGTCAGCCAAAACATTTCCCGCCTGCGAGACATCGCAAGCTATCGAGGTTTGCGACATCGTCGCGGCCTGCCCGTTCGCGGCCAACGCACAAAGACCAACGCTCGCACACGCAAAGGCCCCAAGAAGACCGTTGCCGGTAAGAAGGGCGTGAAAGATCTCCGCTAA
- the rpmJ gene encoding 50S ribosomal protein L36: MKVRASVKRICDKCKVVRRRGVVRVVCSNPRHKQRQG, encoded by the coding sequence ATGAAAGTCCGTGCCAGTGTGAAACGCATTTGCGACAAGTGCAAAGTCGTCCGCCGCCGTGGCGTGGTTCGGGTCGTCTGCAGCAACCCCCGTCACAAACAACGACAAGGCTAA
- the map gene encoding type I methionyl aminopeptidase: MAELKSKRELKKMRRAGLAVWRAHQIAAEMIGPGATTKEIDKAIEAHFDELGATPLFKNYPNSVKTKPPFPAVTCMSVNEAVVHGIPDDRPLEEGDIVSIDTGCRLNGWCGDAAVTHAIGEVSPEVQKLLDVTQGTLDLAIELLAVKNRWSSIAREMAKYVRDHGFSTVECFVGHGIGRDMHEDPQVPNFAGRGLKGSGDFLIEEGLVIAVEPMVNMGTKRVKMMKDYWTQVTADGKPSAHFEHTIAITEDGPELLTRAPTPAELEELAV, translated from the coding sequence ATGGCCGAACTGAAATCCAAACGCGAACTCAAAAAAATGCGGCGCGCTGGCCTGGCAGTTTGGCGTGCGCATCAGATCGCTGCGGAGATGATCGGCCCCGGAGCGACGACCAAAGAAATCGACAAGGCGATCGAAGCCCACTTCGATGAGCTTGGTGCGACGCCGCTGTTTAAGAACTACCCCAACTCCGTCAAAACCAAGCCACCGTTTCCAGCCGTCACTTGTATGAGCGTCAACGAGGCGGTCGTCCACGGCATCCCCGATGATCGTCCACTCGAAGAGGGCGACATCGTCAGCATCGACACCGGCTGTCGCCTCAACGGCTGGTGCGGCGACGCGGCCGTGACCCACGCCATTGGTGAAGTCAGCCCAGAAGTCCAGAAGTTACTCGATGTCACGCAAGGGACGCTCGATTTGGCAATTGAACTGCTCGCGGTGAAGAACCGCTGGAGCTCGATTGCTCGCGAGATGGCCAAGTACGTCCGCGACCACGGGTTCTCCACGGTCGAGTGCTTTGTCGGGCACGGCATCGGACGCGACATGCACGAAGACCCGCAAGTGCCTAACTTTGCTGGCCGGGGGCTCAAAGGGAGCGGCGATTTTCTCATCGAGGAAGGTCTCGTGATTGCCGTTGAGCCCATGGTCAACATGGGCACCAAGCGGGTGAAAATGATGAAAGACTACTGGACCCAAGTCACCGCCGACGGCAAGCCAAGTGCCCACTTTGAGCATACGATTGCGATTACCGAAGACGGCCCCGAACTGCTTACCAGAGCCCCCACGCCCGCAGAATTGGAAGAATTGGCTGTTTAG
- a CDS encoding adenylate kinase — protein MRIVFIGPPGAGKGTQSVRLAEKLKVPHLSTGDLLREACRQGTPIGKQAEEFMQTGRLVPDDLVREILVARVEEPDCQGGYILDGFPRTEFQAETLDEMLEEHGMPLDLAVEIRVEELILLARLSDRGREDDNLEIIKKRLQQYNDLTRPLLEYYQQRDVLHVIDGHGTPDEVFGRIVAAVGQESHGATE, from the coding sequence ATGCGGATTGTTTTCATAGGGCCGCCCGGTGCCGGGAAGGGGACGCAGTCAGTTCGGCTTGCCGAGAAGCTGAAAGTTCCACACCTTTCTACCGGCGACCTGCTCCGCGAAGCATGTCGTCAAGGAACGCCCATCGGCAAGCAGGCCGAAGAGTTCATGCAGACGGGGCGATTGGTGCCCGATGATCTCGTTCGCGAGATTCTCGTCGCCCGCGTCGAGGAACCCGACTGCCAAGGCGGATACATCCTGGATGGATTCCCACGGACGGAGTTTCAAGCGGAGACGCTTGATGAAATGCTCGAAGAGCATGGCATGCCGTTGGATCTGGCTGTCGAGATTCGAGTCGAAGAGTTGATTCTCCTTGCGAGGCTATCAGATCGAGGCCGCGAGGATGACAACCTGGAGATTATCAAAAAGCGATTGCAGCAATACAACGACTTAACCCGTCCGCTGTTGGAATATTACCAGCAGCGTGATGTGCTGCACGTGATCGATGGCCACGGCACACCGGATGAGGTGTTCGGCCGCATCGTGGCTGCCGTGGGACAGGAAAGTCATGGAGCAACGGAGTAG
- the secY gene encoding preprotein translocase subunit SecY, with protein MWEKLRVVWQITELRKKILLTLGLLAVYRLGFQVPLPIVDPNAIEAFGKSGSDFAKGLQQVAMLSASQLTQVTIFGLGIMPYISASIIFQLLGSVYPPLEALQKEGEAGRKKINEYTRYATVAICLIQSYLYVTAFVIPQGLVKETYLVDGSLPFSWIMISVLTMTAGTVFLMWIGEQIDEFGIGNGISLLIMAGILASMPAAAAELLGNASISLEGGKGEYGIEQLLLLAAMFLAVVVGVVYITLGQRRIPMQSAKHVRGRKVFGGARQYLPLKVNQAGVMPIIFASSLMMIPALLFGQLAKLSEDPDSTFGAIMRSLADSFQANSYLYVIAYIALIYFFCFFWTAITFNPKDVSDNLKNYGSFIPGYRPGKRTSDYLEKVMFRITYVGAGFLALVAIIPTLISASVGVSYLVSSFFGGTGLLIAVSVAFDLVQKIDSHLVMRNYKGLLES; from the coding sequence ATGTGGGAAAAGCTCCGCGTCGTTTGGCAGATTACGGAACTTCGCAAGAAGATCCTTCTTACCTTAGGTCTGTTGGCCGTTTACCGACTTGGCTTTCAGGTCCCGCTGCCAATTGTCGACCCTAACGCGATCGAAGCCTTCGGTAAAAGTGGAAGCGACTTCGCCAAGGGTCTCCAACAGGTGGCGATGCTCAGTGCTAGCCAATTGACCCAAGTCACAATCTTCGGTCTGGGAATCATGCCGTATATTTCGGCGTCGATTATCTTTCAGCTACTCGGCAGCGTTTATCCTCCTCTGGAAGCCCTCCAGAAAGAGGGTGAAGCGGGCCGTAAGAAAATCAACGAGTACACGCGCTACGCGACGGTGGCGATTTGCTTGATCCAAAGCTATCTCTACGTGACGGCTTTTGTGATTCCCCAGGGATTAGTCAAAGAGACTTATCTCGTTGACGGTTCGCTGCCGTTCAGTTGGATCATGATCAGCGTCCTAACGATGACAGCGGGAACCGTGTTCCTGATGTGGATCGGCGAGCAGATCGACGAGTTCGGCATCGGCAACGGTATCAGCCTTTTGATTATGGCGGGTATTCTCGCTTCCATGCCGGCGGCAGCCGCTGAGCTTTTGGGCAACGCTTCGATTTCTCTTGAAGGCGGCAAAGGCGAATACGGCATTGAGCAATTGCTCCTGTTGGCAGCGATGTTCCTGGCCGTGGTGGTTGGCGTGGTCTACATCACCCTTGGCCAACGCCGCATTCCCATGCAGAGCGCTAAGCACGTCCGGGGTCGTAAAGTCTTCGGCGGGGCACGCCAATACTTGCCTCTCAAGGTGAACCAAGCTGGCGTGATGCCAATTATCTTCGCCAGCAGTTTGATGATGATTCCCGCGTTGCTTTTCGGGCAGCTCGCCAAGCTTAGCGAAGACCCAGACAGCACGTTTGGCGCGATCATGCGGTCACTTGCCGATAGCTTCCAGGCGAACTCCTATCTGTATGTCATCGCATACATCGCCTTGATTTACTTCTTCTGCTTCTTTTGGACAGCGATCACCTTCAATCCAAAAGACGTCTCGGACAACTTGAAGAATTACGGCTCGTTCATTCCAGGCTATCGTCCCGGGAAGCGTACCTCGGACTATTTGGAAAAAGTCATGTTCCGCATTACCTACGTGGGTGCAGGCTTCCTGGCTTTGGTAGCAATTATTCCTACTTTGATTTCTGCCTCGGTTGGTGTTTCCTACTTGGTATCGAGCTTCTTCGGTGGAACAGGATTGCTGATTGCCGTTAGTGTTGCGTTCGACCTCGTGCAGAAGATCGACAGTCACCTCGTGATGCGGAATTACAAAGGACTGCTGGAATCCTAA
- the rplO gene encoding 50S ribosomal protein L15: protein MNLSDVHRGIRGHKKKKRIGRGSGSGHGKTSGRGHKGQGSRSGHSRKPTFQGGAMPLVRRVPKRGFNNRWALKVAVVNVGQINDNFEAGEEVSLRALAAKNLARGRFDILKVLGDGELTKKVSIQAHRFSKSAAEKIEKAGAEMVVLAAKIPVEEKKREKKAAKA from the coding sequence ATGAATTTAAGCGACGTCCACCGCGGCATACGCGGTCATAAAAAGAAAAAACGTATCGGTCGAGGCTCCGGCTCCGGCCATGGCAAGACCTCCGGTCGCGGTCATAAGGGGCAGGGCTCGCGCTCGGGTCACTCTCGCAAGCCAACGTTCCAAGGTGGTGCAATGCCACTGGTACGCCGCGTCCCCAAGCGTGGTTTCAACAATCGCTGGGCTTTGAAAGTTGCTGTGGTCAATGTTGGCCAGATCAACGACAATTTCGAGGCAGGCGAGGAAGTCTCCCTGAGGGCTCTGGCGGCGAAGAACTTGGCTCGCGGGCGTTTCGACATTCTCAAAGTGCTGGGCGATGGCGAGCTGACCAAGAAGGTTTCCATCCAAGCACACCGTTTCAGCAAGAGTGCGGCAGAGAAGATCGAAAAAGCTGGTGCGGAAATGGTCGTCCTGGCTGCCAAGATTCCCGTGGAAGAAAAGAAGCGGGAGAAGAAGGCTGCCAAGGCCTAA
- the rpsE gene encoding 30S ribosomal protein S5, with amino-acid sequence MSTGAPPSNSKKDGKSDGKGGKRRRRPQKSDEEKQRGELLEKVVKIKRCAAVVKGGRRFSFAAMVVVGNGKGKVGWGYGKANEVPPSVEKAVKEGMRSQVEIPMDESTIPHQVVGEFGAARVVLVPAGPGTGVIAGAAVRAVCEAAGIHDILTKSFGSNNPVSLVKATIAGLKQLRPKIEVERLRGVNLS; translated from the coding sequence GTGTCCACTGGTGCCCCCCCCAGCAATTCGAAAAAAGACGGCAAGTCCGACGGTAAAGGCGGCAAGCGCCGTCGTCGCCCGCAGAAGTCCGACGAAGAGAAGCAACGCGGCGAACTCTTAGAGAAGGTCGTCAAGATCAAGCGTTGTGCTGCCGTTGTCAAAGGCGGTCGTCGCTTTAGCTTTGCCGCCATGGTCGTGGTCGGTAACGGCAAGGGCAAAGTCGGCTGGGGTTATGGCAAGGCCAACGAAGTGCCGCCCAGTGTCGAGAAAGCCGTCAAAGAAGGAATGCGTAGCCAGGTGGAAATCCCCATGGATGAGTCCACCATTCCTCACCAAGTGGTTGGCGAATTCGGTGCCGCTCGTGTGGTGCTGGTTCCCGCGGGTCCCGGTACCGGTGTCATCGCCGGCGCAGCCGTACGTGCGGTGTGCGAGGCGGCTGGTATTCACGACATTCTCACGAAGAGCTTCGGATCGAATAATCCCGTTTCGCTAGTGAAAGCGACCATCGCGGGGCTCAAGCAACTACGGCCAAAAATCGAGGTCGAGCGCCTCCGTGGAGTAAACCTCTCATGA
- the rplR gene encoding 50S ribosomal protein L18, whose amino-acid sequence MKHAKAIGKQRQRRTYRVRKRLRGDAERPRLCVTRSHKNITAQIIDDEQGKTLVSASTTDKGLSSIKYGGNVAAASEVGKIIAQRAADAGVKQVRFDRGAAKFHGRVAALAEAAREAGLDF is encoded by the coding sequence ATGAAACACGCCAAAGCCATCGGCAAACAACGTCAACGTCGCACGTACCGCGTCCGCAAGCGACTACGCGGCGATGCTGAGCGTCCGCGCCTTTGTGTGACACGCAGCCATAAGAACATCACAGCACAGATTATCGATGACGAGCAAGGCAAGACGCTTGTTTCTGCTTCGACTACCGACAAAGGTCTTTCCAGTATCAAGTACGGCGGTAATGTTGCTGCCGCTTCGGAAGTTGGCAAGATCATCGCCCAACGTGCGGCCGACGCAGGTGTGAAGCAAGTTCGCTTTGATCGCGGAGCTGCAAAGTTCCACGGTCGAGTCGCCGCCCTTGCCGAAGCTGCCCGTGAAGCAGGCCTCGATTTCTAG
- the rplF gene encoding 50S ribosomal protein L6, with the protein MSRIGKKPVAIADGVKVNVAGNDVNVEGKLGKLSFTHRPEIEVKVDDEAKEVVVTRKKDDREGRALHGLTRALIANMVEGVTNGYEKRLEIHGVGYLAAIQGDTLQLRVGFANEIHKKIPKELDVSCPDQTHVVVKGTDKQKVGQFAAEVRAVRKPEPYKGKGVRYEGEQVRRKAGKTAK; encoded by the coding sequence ATGTCCCGTATTGGAAAAAAACCTGTTGCGATCGCCGACGGAGTTAAAGTTAACGTCGCAGGCAACGATGTGAATGTTGAAGGCAAGCTCGGGAAGCTTTCCTTTACGCACCGTCCTGAAATCGAAGTGAAAGTCGATGATGAGGCGAAGGAGGTCGTCGTCACTCGCAAGAAGGACGATCGCGAAGGCCGTGCTTTGCACGGTTTGACTCGCGCTTTGATTGCCAACATGGTCGAAGGAGTCACCAACGGTTACGAGAAGCGTCTCGAAATCCACGGCGTAGGTTACCTGGCCGCAATTCAAGGTGACACACTTCAACTGCGTGTCGGCTTCGCCAACGAGATCCACAAGAAGATTCCTAAAGAATTGGATGTCAGCTGCCCTGATCAAACACACGTTGTTGTCAAAGGTACCGACAAGCAAAAGGTCGGACAGTTTGCCGCTGAAGTCCGTGCCGTCCGCAAGCCAGAGCCTTACAAAGGGAAGGGCGTCCGCTACGAAGGCGAGCAAGTCCGTCGCAAGGCCGGTAAGACTGCCAAGTAG
- the rpsH gene encoding 30S ribosomal protein S8 encodes MMTDPIADMLTRIRNAVSVEKPEVAIPLSKVKRGVAEVLKREGYIWDWTEEAVEGKPVKHLRIDLKYGPNGERVIRHIKRVSKPGCRVYSRATELRPILNGLGISIISSSRGVISDREARQKKLGGEVLCELW; translated from the coding sequence ATGATGACCGACCCGATCGCCGATATGCTCACCCGCATCCGGAATGCCGTTAGCGTAGAAAAACCCGAGGTAGCGATTCCGCTGTCCAAGGTCAAGCGCGGCGTGGCTGAGGTGCTCAAGCGCGAAGGTTACATTTGGGACTGGACCGAAGAAGCCGTCGAAGGCAAGCCTGTCAAACACTTACGCATTGACCTGAAGTACGGTCCCAATGGCGAGCGGGTCATTCGTCACATTAAACGAGTTAGCAAGCCAGGTTGCCGTGTATATAGCCGAGCGACCGAATTGCGTCCGATCCTCAACGGGTTGGGCATTTCGATTATCAGTTCCAGCCGAGGTGTGATCAGCGACCGCGAAGCACGTCAGAAGAAGCTCGGTGGCGAAGTTTTGTGCGAATTATGGTAA
- a CDS encoding type Z 30S ribosomal protein S14 gives MASKSKIAKANRTPKYSSRRESRCKLCGRPRAVYRKFGICRICFRNLADKGLIPGVKKASW, from the coding sequence GTGGCAAGCAAGTCAAAAATCGCGAAGGCGAACCGAACGCCCAAGTATTCCTCGCGACGCGAGTCGCGTTGCAAGCTCTGCGGACGCCCTCGTGCCGTTTATCGCAAGTTTGGCATTTGCCGAATCTGCTTCCGCAACCTTGCCGACAAGGGCCTGATCCCTGGTGTGAAGAAGGCAAGCTGGTAG
- the rplE gene encoding 50S ribosomal protein L5, producing the protein MTPRLQEQFENQVLPALKEKLGRDNRLNLPKIEKIVVSMGVGSAISDKKHIEEAVSAMAEITGQKPMVCKARKSVAGFKLREGQAIGCKVTLRGPRMYEFLDRLISLVLPRVRDFRGLKPTAFDGNGNYSLGLTEQLVFPELNPDKYTRPQGMNIAICCTGGSDDESRELLRGFGMPFKTPESAT; encoded by the coding sequence ATGACTCCACGACTTCAAGAACAATTTGAAAACCAAGTGCTGCCGGCTCTCAAGGAGAAGCTTGGTCGGGACAATCGCTTGAATCTGCCCAAGATCGAAAAGATCGTGGTCAGCATGGGCGTCGGCTCGGCGATCAGCGACAAGAAGCACATCGAAGAGGCAGTCTCAGCAATGGCAGAAATCACCGGCCAAAAGCCGATGGTTTGCAAGGCACGCAAGAGTGTCGCCGGCTTTAAGCTACGCGAAGGTCAAGCCATCGGCTGCAAGGTCACGCTCCGCGGCCCACGGATGTACGAATTCCTGGATCGCTTGATCTCGCTGGTGCTGCCTCGTGTCCGCGACTTCCGCGGCTTGAAGCCCACAGCCTTTGATGGCAACGGAAACTACAGCCTTGGTTTGACTGAACAATTGGTTTTCCCTGAGTTGAACCCAGACAAGTACACCCGCCCGCAGGGCATGAACATCGCCATCTGCTGCACCGGCGGATCGGATGACGAGTCTCGTGAACTGCTCCGCGGCTTTGGAATGCCGTTCAAGACTCCCGAGTCAGCAACCTAA
- the rplX gene encoding 50S ribosomal protein L24: protein MLIRTGDTVEVTTGADRGTQSRVIQVDRATGKALVENVNRVYKHVRRSQKHPQGGRLSKEMPIQLSNLAYICESCGKKTRLGARYLDDGAKERFCKSCDASAGEIAPAKEKYAKK from the coding sequence ATGCTCATTAGAACAGGCGATACCGTCGAAGTGACGACCGGTGCTGATCGCGGCACGCAAAGCCGTGTGATCCAGGTTGATCGCGCCACGGGAAAAGCGTTGGTTGAGAACGTGAATCGTGTTTACAAGCACGTCCGACGTAGCCAGAAGCATCCCCAAGGTGGTCGTCTGAGTAAGGAAATGCCCATCCAGCTGTCGAACCTCGCCTACATCTGCGAGAGCTGCGGCAAGAAGACACGATTGGGTGCCCGCTACCTAGACGACGGTGCAAAAGAGCGTTTCTGCAAAAGCTGCGACGCCAGCGCCGGTGAGATTGCCCCCGCGAAAGAAAAATACGCAAAGAAGTAA
- the rplN gene encoding 50S ribosomal protein L14 — MIQMQSRLAVADNTGAKEVMCIKVLGGSRRRFAQIGDVIVCSVKSVIPGSEVKKKSVIRGVIVRTKAPTRRPDGSYVRFDSNAIVLIDKDNNPRGTRIFGAVARELRERRFMKIVSLASEVV; from the coding sequence ATGATCCAAATGCAATCCCGCCTAGCTGTCGCGGACAACACCGGTGCGAAAGAAGTGATGTGCATCAAGGTGCTTGGTGGTAGCCGACGCCGTTTCGCACAGATTGGCGATGTGATCGTCTGCAGCGTGAAAAGCGTCATCCCAGGCAGCGAAGTGAAAAAGAAATCCGTCATCCGCGGCGTGATCGTGCGAACCAAAGCACCCACGCGTCGTCCCGACGGCAGCTACGTTCGCTTCGATAGCAACGCGATTGTGCTGATTGACAAAGATAATAACCCGCGGGGAACACGCATCTTTGGTGCTGTTGCCCGTGAATTACGCGAGCGTCGATTCATGAAGATCGTCAGTCTTGCCAGTGAAGTTGTATAA
- the rpmC gene encoding 50S ribosomal protein L29 has protein sequence MANNSELRDMSDEQLELTLKDAAENLFRLRVQSQTEKLDAPSELRRQRRLIARVKTIQTERQKAAAAK, from the coding sequence ATGGCCAACAACAGCGAATTACGCGACATGAGTGACGAGCAACTTGAGTTGACGCTCAAGGATGCGGCCGAAAACTTATTTCGCCTCCGTGTGCAGTCCCAGACGGAAAAGCTCGACGCCCCAAGCGAGTTGCGTCGTCAGCGTCGGTTGATTGCTCGCGTGAAAACGATCCAAACCGAAAGACAAAAAGCGGCCGCCGCAAAGTAA
- the rplP gene encoding 50S ribosomal protein L16 yields the protein MPKRVKHRKSQRGRIRGNATRGNTVVFGEYGLQSMEGGWISAATIEAGRIAAQQYVRGEGKLYIRIFPHKSITSIPLETRMGKGKGEPDYWAATVKPGTILYEVSGVTEQAAKICFARLAHKMPVRVRMVKRT from the coding sequence ATGCCGAAGAGGGTCAAACACAGAAAAAGCCAAAGAGGTCGTATAAGAGGTAACGCGACCCGTGGCAACACGGTCGTCTTCGGCGAGTACGGTCTCCAGTCGATGGAGGGCGGATGGATCAGCGCCGCGACGATCGAGGCGGGTCGTATCGCTGCCCAGCAATACGTCCGTGGTGAAGGAAAGTTGTACATTCGCATCTTTCCCCACAAGTCGATTACGTCCATTCCGCTTGAAACCCGTATGGGTAAGGGTAAGGGAGAGCCTGACTACTGGGCCGCAACGGTCAAGCCAGGCACGATTTTGTACGAGGTGAGCGGCGTGACTGAGCAGGCGGCTAAAATTTGCTTTGCCCGCTTGGCTCATAAGATGCCCGTTCGCGTCCGCATGGTGAAACGTACCTAG